The following are encoded together in the Penicillium digitatum chromosome 3, complete sequence genome:
- a CDS encoding Zinc finger, C2H2, LYAR-type, translating to MVSFSCEACGDVLTKKKLDPHRGQCRGASFTCIDCMVHFYGMEYRAHTSCMSEAQKYQGALYKEKPQKGKKGQKKQNPNQTPNGRHQQPHVVDAPPPPAPTPPPAGEVRTVASPPANNEKAVNVFDYLVADATPNASKVSVAAPKEQMKMNPNAKSVFDPSESLTRVETNPNTDNEGKNYDIAFEENGFSYGAGHISHSASPPNASTTEFVTPAPKKKKDRRREDKPPGTVSEKKRKRGQADVLNTPGELVDTAMMDAPSSIINNAGTPMLNHSGLTGGLNRMMRSASPDGDDSPETSRRAYQDTSSPIKRSRRNGNDDSGLGISMKNRAGRLVSSMFGGSAVSSINGSEPGSKTLVQTRRGSSSSGDSHLDVRKSKKSHRSHADDDDSRKSKRKSSNPTDGDRPSRRLKQGDERRGSVDSSNGHQVTVYKQSRPPARTDEDLQRELGHHFLSLVASHSERGCSINKALKRFHRELSDEYDADRGRDNGRSRAGRERKVDDEKDLFRALRLRRNDRGEIVVFI from the exons ATGGTCTCCTTCTCTTGCGAG GCATGCGGGGATGTTCTCACCAAGAAAAAGCTCGACCCCCATCGCGGCCAATGTCGCGGTGCCTCCTTCACCTGTATCGATTGTATGGTGCATTTTTACGGAATGGAGTATAGAGCTCATACG TCATGCATGAGCGAGGCGCAAAAGTACCAGGGTGCTTTGTATAAAGAGAAGCCCcagaaaggaaagaagggacaaaagaaacagaatCCAAACCAAACCCCCAACGGCCGCCACCAGCAACCCCATGTGGTGGAcgctcctcctccccctgcccCCACGCCCCCGCCTGCCGGCGAGGTGAGAACTGTCGCTTCTCCTCCCGCCAACAATGAGAAGGCTGTCAATGTATTCGACTATCTGGTCGCCGATGCAACTCCAAACGCATCCAAGGTCTCTGTGGCTGCGCCCAAGGaacagatgaagatgaaccCCAATGCCAAATCGGTCTTCGACCCCAGCGAGTCCCTCACTCGCGTCGAAACCAACCCCAACACGGATAACGAGGGTAAAAACTACGACATCGCATTCGAGGAGAATGGCTTTTCATACGGTGCTGGCCACATCTCGCACTCAGCCTCGCCCCCGAACGCGTCAACGACAGAGTTCGTCACACCCGCacccaagaagaagaaggaccGCCGTCGCGAGGATAAGCCCCCCGGCACCGTCAGCgagaagaagcgcaagcgcgGCCAAGCAGATGTGCTCAACACCCCAGGGGAATTAGTCGACACCGCAATGATGGACGCCCCCTCCAGTATCATCAACAATGCCGGCACCCCCATGCTGAACCACTCCGGCCTAACCGGTGGCCTGAACCGAATGATGCGCTCTGCATCCCCCGACGGCGACGACAGTCCAGAAACTAGCCGTCGCGCCTACCAAGACACCTCGTCCCCGATCAAGCGCAGCCGCCGCAACGGCAACGACGACTCAGGTCTTGGCATCTCAATGAAGAACCGCGCCGGCCGCCTCGTCTCCTCCATGTTCGGCGGCTCGGCCGTCTCCAGCATCAACGGCTCGGAGCCCGGTTCCAAGACTCTTGTCCAAACCCGCCGCGGCAGCTCCTCTAGTGGCGACAGCCACCTCGACGTCCGCAAGAGCAAGAAGTCGCACCGCTCACACGCAGACGACGATGACTCCCGCAAGTCCAAGCGCAAGAGCTCAAACCCCACCGATGGCGACAGACCCTCCCGCCGTCTTAAGCAAGGCGACGAGCGCCGCGGCTCCGTCGACTCCTCCAACGGTCACCAGGTCACTGTCTACAAGCAGTCGCGGCCGCCGGCGCGCACGGATGAGGATCTGCAGCGGGAGCTGGGTCATCACTTCCTGTCGCTGGTGGCCAGCCATAGCGAGCGTGGCTGCTCCATTAACAAGGCACTTAAGCGCTTCCACCGTGAGCTGTCGGATGAGTATGATGCTGATCGTGGTCGTGATAATGGGCGCAGCCGGGCGGGTCGGGAACGAAAggttgatgatgagaaggatcTTTTCCGTGCGTTAAGACTCAGACGGAATGATCGTGGTGAGATTGTTGTGTTCATATAG
- a CDS encoding NF-X1 finger transcription factor, putative, with the protein MPCAVRVFREDIVRCNAAKAVTSKGQVQSPQRHPELTPLTCDDECTRLERNRSLAGALGIDINQTTTLQTITAENLPYSEETLNQYVQLACSVPLSTLQTYESNLQALAAADKPTRSFRFQPAKATLRAFAHSLAADWGFVTESHDPEPHRHVFVLKPIAWMPPLFGMGSGSTIGIGSMSVRECVKLRERERSKEQEARRVAALEAKATREAAKAQASTGNGGWAQVASKSKGSSGAGSRTGTPVQNSWVSKSIYAALDGDGAKKERLVLRSGVGAGKSMRAKTPAPEVVDDWEEAEEKEEKEEAGEQDPDQSQEISVHEDPEGKLELAPESCGPETETPAEDRPTQAQATVADDVPI; encoded by the exons ATGCCATGCGCCGTACGCGTGTTCCGAGAAGATATCGT ACGCTGCAATGCCGCTAAGGCCGTGACCTCCAAGGGCCAGGTGCAGTCGCCCCAACGCCACCCAGAGTTGACACCGTTGACGTGCGACGATGAATGTACGCGCCTAGAGCGGAACCGCTCCCTGGCGGGCGCTCTCGGCATCGATATCAACCAGACAACCACGCTTCAAACTATCACAGCCGAGAACCTCCCATACTCGGAAGAGACTCTGAACCAATACGTTCAGCTCGCATGCTCGGTGCCTCTATCAACACTCCAAACCTACGAATCCAATCTCCAAGCCCTAGCAGCAGCAGACAAACCCACCCGCTCATTCCGCTTCCAACCGGCGAAAGCCACTCTCCGCGCATTCGCGCACTCCCTCGCCGCAGACTGGGGCTTCGTGACGGAAAGCCATGACCCAGAACCCCACCGCCACGTTTTCGTCTTGAAACCGATTGCCTGGATGCCTCCCCTCTTTGGCATGGGGAGTGGCTCCACCATCGGTATCGGCAGCATGAGCGTGCGCGAGTGTGTCAAGCTCCGCGAGCGTGAGCGCAGCAAAGAACAAGAAGCGCGCCGTGTCGCTGCGCTTGAGGCTAAAGCCACCCGTGAAGCCGCCAAGGCACAGGCTAGTACTGGCAACGGCGGATGGGCTCAGGTTGCTTCGAAGAGCAAGGGTAGTAGTGGGGCTGGCTCGAGGACTGGAACTCCGGTTCAGAACTCGTGGGTGAGCAAGTCTATTTATGCTGCTCTTGATGGTGATGGTGCGAAGAAGGAGCGCTTGGTTCTGAGGTCTGGTGTCGGGGCTGGGAAGTCTATGCGTGCCAAGACCCCTGCGCctgaggttgttgatgattgggaagaagctgaagagaaggaggagaaagAGGAAGCGGGGGAACAGGACCCGGACCAGAGCCAGGAAATATCCGTTCATGAGGACCCTGAGGGAAAACTTGAACTTGCTCCTGAATCTTGTGGTCCCGAGACGGAGACTCCGGCGGAAGATCGCCCCACTCAAGCTCAAGCAACTGTTGCAGATGATGTGCCAATCTAA
- a CDS encoding F1F0 ATP synthase assembly protein Atp11, putative, translated as MPSFRLQGFHSVIRGNSHLLRNQQRRWAQVHDVRFLASHHDPKYVLEKYRSKLDQKAKEEGYDTVESLKEAYNEKIQELRRTASTAATPEPGTPTSTTALPGTPPSFQSPPPPQESRTAEAARAVSGDSSPVKPLSTYLDVEKIRELPPKEIEALWRLRFAENSHAITAAIPLDTYKRIMQAARENPQFILPLPRAQTPEEAAQAPEGADTVADIHFLQWAFHPPAEGSTLSPSNNHTSTVIFTNLGLYKMHGAFAQPHTTITHHLDLADEKGLVLMHGQIIPEGGVSAPEATWLVSCVQRFYDFEGQASGRKSELVRMFTRGDVENFKVEELVDEAEKLP; from the exons ATGCCATCATTCCGACTTCAGGGATTCCACTCTGTGATCCGTGGTAACTCCCACCTGCTGCGTAATCAGCAGCGCCGATGGGCACAGGTCCACGATGTCCGCTTCCTCGCCTCGCACCACGATCCCAAGTATGTCTTGGAGAAGTATCGGTCCAAGCTGGACCAGAAAGCCAAGGA GGAGGGATATGATACAGTTGAGTCCTTGAAGGAAGCCTACAACGAAAAAATCCAAGAACTCCGCCGCACAGCATCCACCGCAGCTACTCCAGAGCCCGGAACTCCTACATCCACCACTGCCCTCCCAGGCACACCCCcatcattccaatctccCCCTCCTCCACAGGAATCGCGCACCGCCGAAGCCGCACGCGCCGTCTCCGGAGATTCCAGTCCCGTCAAACCCCTCAGCACCTACCTGGACGTCGAGAAGATCCGTGAGCTCCCACCCAAGGAGATTGAGGCGCTCTGGCGTCTCCGCTTCGCAGAGAACTCGCACGCTATTACTGCCGCGATTCCCCTCGACACATACAAGCGCATTATGCAAGCCGCACGCGAGAACCCGCAGTTTATTCTGCCCCTCCCGCGCGCGCAGACCCCCGAAGAGGCAGCGCAAGCGCCTGAGGGAGCTGACACCGTTGCCGACATCCATTTCCTTCAATGGGCTTTCCATCCACCTGCTGAGGGGTCCACTCTGTCGCCTTCCAATAACCATACCTCTACTGTGATCTTTACGAATCTGGGTCTTTATAAGATGCACGGCGCATTTGCCCAGCCTCACACTACTATCACTCACCACCTCGATCTGGCGGATGAGAAGGGGTTGGTCCTTATGCATGGTCAGATTATTCCTGAAGGTGGTGTATCAGCCCCCGAGGCTACTTGGCTTGTTAGCTGTGTGCAGCGCTTCTATGACTTTGAAGGACAAGCTTCTGGTCGGAAGAGTGAGCTTGTTCGCATGTTCACCCGGGGTGATGTTGAGAACTTCAAGGTTGAGGAATTGGTGGACGAAGCCGAGAAACTTCCGTAA
- a CDS encoding Protein bem46, protein MSESPPPPTWSISSMANSAAQFMRLPVLASSGLAVVASGLLYFKQNELIYPRNVPVDARTNVPSPRQFGISDFEDLQIPTPDGESLHALFLRQRPGRFSRNLTVLMFHGNAGNIGHRVPIAKAVQDTLQCNVFLLEYRGYGMSTGTPDEAGLKIDAQTGLDYLRQRSETRDTEIVIYGQSLGGAVAINLVATNEEKGDIVGLILENTFLSIRKLIPNVFPPARYLARFCHQYWISEDVLPKITKTPVLFLSGLKDELVPPSNMTQLFAVCQSECKIWRTLPNGGHNDSVAEPGYFEHILSFITEEVLPPKQ, encoded by the exons ATGTCCGAATCCCCTCCACCTCCGACTTGGAGCATCAGCAGCATGGCCAACAGTGCTGCGCAGTTCATGCGACTGCCAGTTCTTGCGTCGTCTGGCCTGGCTGTTGTTGCAAGTGGGCTCCTTTACTTCAAGCAAAA TGAACTAATCTACCCCCGCAATGTCCCTGTGGATGCGCGCACAAATGTCCCCAGTCCTCGCCAATTTGGAATCAGCGACTTTGAGGACCTCCAGATCCCCACGCCCGACGGGGAGTCCTTGCATGCCCTTTTCCTCCGGCAACGACCAGGCCGTTTCTCTCGCAATCTGACAGTCCTAATGTTCCACGGAAATGCAGGAAACATCGGCCACCGCGTCCCTATCGCCAAAGCCGTACAGGATACGCTTCAGTGCAATGTTTTCCTGCTGGAATACCGGGGATACGGGATGTCTACAGGCACGCCGGATGAAGCCGGTCTTAAGATCGATGCTCAAACTGGCCTTGATTACCTACGACAGCGCTCAGAGACAAGGGATACCGAGATCGTTATCTACGGACAAAGTTTAGGTGGTGCTGTGGCTATCAATCTAGTTGCCACCAACGAGGAGAAAGGTGACATCGTAGGACTGATCTTAGAGAACACTTTCCTGAGCATTCGCAAGTTGATCCCAAA TGTCTTTCCCCCAGCACGGTATCTGGCACGTTTCTGCCACCAATATTGGATCAGTGAAGATGTGCTGCCTAAGATCACCAAAACTCCAGTTCTTTTCCTGAGTGGACTCAAGGATGAGCTTGTTCC CCCGTCGAATATGACCCAATTATTTGCCGTTTGCCAGTCTGAATGCAAGATCTGGCGTACGCTCCCGAACGGTGGTCACAATGACTCTGTGGCTGAGCCAGGCTACTTCGAACACATTCTTTCCTTCATTACGGAAGAAGTGCTACCTCCTAAACAGTAA
- a CDS encoding Proteasome subunit beta type produces MVAPHGTTGMLGEDGIHVDMNHLKSGEVNLGTSIMAINFKDGVILGADSRTTTGAYIANRVTDKLTQVHDTIWCCRSGSAADTQAVADIVSYHLNMYGVTNAEAPTTQVAASLFQELCYENKDALSAGIILAGWDARHGGQVYSIPLGGSLHKQSFAIGGSGSTYIYGYTDAHWREQMTEEEGIDFVRSALQEAIKWDGSSGGVIRLVVLTKAGAVRHLYLPDNGYTGPGVTN; encoded by the exons ATGGTCGCCCCTCATGGAACAACAGGAATGCTCGGTGAAG ATGGCATTCACGTCGACATGAACCACCTGAAGTCTGGTGAGGTCAA cttgGGAACCTCGAT CATGGCTATCAACTTCAAAGACGGAGTTATCCTCGGTGCAGACAGTCGAACGACCACCGGTGCCTACATTGCCAACCGAGTCACCGACAAATTGACACAGGTGCACGACACCATCTGGTGCTGCCGATCGGGTTCCGCTGCAGACACCCAGGCCGTGGCCGATATCGTCTCTTACCATCTCAACATGTACGGCGTAACGAACGCCGAGGCCCCCACTACACAGGTTGCTGCATCACTCTTTCAGGAATTGTGTTATGAGAACAAAGATGCGTTGAG TGCGGGCATCATTCTTGCCGGATGGGATGCGCGACACGGAGGTCAGGTGTACTCGATACCGTTGGGAGGATCCCTCCACAAGCAGTCGTTCGCTATCGGCGGCTCGGGCTCGACCTACATCTATGGCTATACCGATGCCCACTGGCGGGAACAGATGACGGAGGAAGAGGGCATCGATTTCGTGCGGAGTGCGTTGCAGGAGGCGATTAAGTGGGACGGCAGCTCCGGTGGTGTCATTCGTCTTGTGGTCCTTACCAAGGCCGGTGCCGTGAGACATCTCTACTTGCCAGACAACGGCTACACCGGGCCGGGAGTGACGAATTAA